From a region of the Molothrus ater isolate BHLD 08-10-18 breed brown headed cowbird chromosome 27, BPBGC_Mater_1.1, whole genome shotgun sequence genome:
- the TBKBP1 gene encoding TANK-binding kinase 1-binding protein 1 isoform X1 translates to MDSMFEDDISILTQEALGPDEDWLDSPNTDLSGEMCSASHFALITAYDDIKNRLTGLERENSTLKRRLKMYEVKYPLIGEFGEEHIFSLYEAKENSLLKSEKASLQQQLNQFQHELQKSKEREEQLEEMIQAYEKLCVEKADLETELGEMRALVETHLSRIRSLEQQLRQRDGGAFPGLGAQDVPFIALHPNPGLSHVLERAGGWQSRGLEAELEAARQENQRAQHREEHLKAECERLQAELKHLQDTREQEQSERDMAWVKKVGDDQAPFAPLQGEPGAGLHGADGGAVPPAQPELAAEPDPAGAAAGQEPQRGPAPLAAVPVPLPGPAAPLARPAVPLARSSGTLAVPIPRPPAPLAGTPQPISGPAAPLARPRPVPVAGPAAPLPGAAAQPVPGPAAPLARPAAAALPLSELGIPAPPARREDGAGLRQTLEPPHQGRLPGPPQLLGGDQRGPVPAEPLALAAARGLHAAQAPALRRGLPGGRGGPAERPRALRGARPLREAVVGRGGVGAAQPAQPRGRRHPLRLLLRRLPRARRRRRAPDGGRLRPRRARPVLAFHQPAAGDGGLGGAELPAVPAGLPHRVPGRCPGQTHRLAPGEQQDLSLAPFPTFGCCMETPGAPGSRNTSKS, encoded by the exons ATGGACTCCATGTTCGAGGACGACATCAGCATCCTGACGCAGGAGGCGCTGGGGCCGGACGAGGACTGGCTGGACAGCCCCAACACCGACCTGTCGGGCGAGATGTGCTCGGCCTCGCACTTCGCCCTCATCACCGCCTACGACGACATCAAGAACCGCCTGAcggggctggagagggagaaCTCCACGCTCAAGCGCCGCCTCAAGATGTACGAGGTCAAG TACCCCCTGATCGGAGAGTTCGGCGAGGAGCACATCTTCTCCCTCTACGAGGCCAAGGAGAACTCGCTGCTCAAGAGCGAGAAGGCGtcgctgcagcagcagctcaaccAGTTCCAGCACGAG CTGCAGAAGAGCAAAGAgcgggaggagcagctggaggagatgaTCCAGGCCTACGAGAAGCTCTGCGTGGAGAAGGCGGACCTGGAGACGGAGCTGGGAGAGATG CGGGCGCTGGTGGAGACGCACCTGAGCCGCATCCggagcttggagcagcagctgcgGCAGCGCGACGGCGGCGCCTTCCCCGGGCTGGGCGCCCAGGACGTGCCGTTCATCGCCCTGCACCCCAACCCCGGCCTGAGCCACG TGCTGGAGCGCGCCGGGGGCTGGCAGAGCCGCGGGCTGGAGGCCGAGCTGGAGGCGGCGCGGCAGGAGAACCAGCGCGCCCAGCACCGCGAGGAGCACCTCAAGGCCGAGTGCGAGCGGCTGCAGGCGGAGCTGAAACACCTGCAGGACACCCGCGAGCAG gagcagtCGGAGCGGGACATGGCCTGGGTGAAGAAGGTGGGCGACGACCA GGCCCCCTTTGCCCCTCTGCAGGGTGAACCTGGCGCTGGCCTACACGGAGCTGACGGAGGAGCTGTGCCGCCTGCGCAACCTGAGCTCGCTGCAGAGCCAGATCCTGCGGGCGCTGCTGCAGGACAAGAGCCCCAACGGGG GCCAGCGCCACTCGCcgctgtcccagtgccactcCCCGGCCCAGCAGCGCCGCTCGCCCGCCCCGCAGTGCCCCTCGCCCGTTCCTCCGGGACGCTCGCAGTGCCAATCCCCCGCCCTCCAGCGCCGCTCGCCGGGACCCCCCAGCCAATCTCCGGCCCAGCAGCGCCGCtcgcccgcccccggcccgtgCCAGTCGCCGGCCCAGCAGCGCCGCTCCCCGGTGCCGCCGCCCAGCCAGTCCCCGGCCCAGCAGCGCCGctcgcccgccccgccgccgccgccctgcCCCTCTCCGAGCTCGGCATCCCCGCACCGCCTGCCCGGCGAGAGGATGGAGCTGGCCTACGCCAAACCCTCGAGCCGCCACATCAAGGCCGGCTTCCAGGGCCGCCGCAGCTACTCGGAGGTGACCAACGTGGCCCTGTACCAGCAGAGCCGCTCGCTCTGGCTGCAGCCCGAGGCCTCCACGCTGCCCAAGCACCGGCCCTACGGCGAGGTCTACCTGGGGGCCGCGGGGGCCCCGCTGAGCGCCCACGAGCCCTTCGAGGAGCACGTCCGCTTCGAGAAGCAGTCGTCGGACGAGGAGGAGTGGGCGCTGCCCAGCCCGCCCAGCCCCGAGGCCGGCGCCATCCGCTGCGCCTCCTTCTGCGCCGGCTTCCCCGCGCCCGACGCCGACGCCGCGCACCGGACGGCGGCCGCCTACGCCCGCGCCGAGCACGCCCAGTCCTGGCCTTCCATCAAC ctgctgctggagacgGTGGACTCGGAGGTGCGGAGCTGCCCGCTGTGCCAGCTGGCCTTCCCCATCGGGTACCCGGACGATGCCCTGGTCAAACACATCGACTCGCACCTGGAGAACAGCAAGATCTGAGCCTCGCCCCCTTCCCCACCTTTGGATGCTGCATGGAAACACCGGGAGCGCCCGGCTCCCGAAATACCTCCAAGTCTTGA
- the TBKBP1 gene encoding TANK-binding kinase 1-binding protein 1 isoform X2, producing the protein MDSMFEDDISILTQEALGPDEDWLDSPNTDLSGEMCSASHFALITAYDDIKNRLTGLERENSTLKRRLKMYEVKYPLIGEFGEEHIFSLYEAKENSLLKSEKASLQQQLNQFQHELQKSKEREEQLEEMIQAYEKLCVEKADLETELGEMRALVETHLSRIRSLEQQLRQRDGGAFPGLGAQDVPFIALHPNPGLSHVLERAGGWQSRGLEAELEAARQENQRAQHREEHLKAECERLQAELKHLQDTREQEQSERDMAWVKKVGDDQVNLALAYTELTEELCRLRNLSSLQSQILRALLQDKSPNGGQRHSPLSQCHSPAQQRRSPAPQCPSPVPPGRSQCQSPALQRRSPGPPSQSPAQQRRSPAPGPCQSPAQQRRSPVPPPSQSPAQQRRSPAPPPPPCPSPSSASPHRLPGERMELAYAKPSSRHIKAGFQGRRSYSEVTNVALYQQSRSLWLQPEASTLPKHRPYGEVYLGAAGAPLSAHEPFEEHVRFEKQSSDEEEWALPSPPSPEAGAIRCASFCAGFPAPDADAAHRTAAAYARAEHAQSWPSINLLLETVDSEVRSCPLCQLAFPIGYPDDALVKHIDSHLENSKI; encoded by the exons ATGGACTCCATGTTCGAGGACGACATCAGCATCCTGACGCAGGAGGCGCTGGGGCCGGACGAGGACTGGCTGGACAGCCCCAACACCGACCTGTCGGGCGAGATGTGCTCGGCCTCGCACTTCGCCCTCATCACCGCCTACGACGACATCAAGAACCGCCTGAcggggctggagagggagaaCTCCACGCTCAAGCGCCGCCTCAAGATGTACGAGGTCAAG TACCCCCTGATCGGAGAGTTCGGCGAGGAGCACATCTTCTCCCTCTACGAGGCCAAGGAGAACTCGCTGCTCAAGAGCGAGAAGGCGtcgctgcagcagcagctcaaccAGTTCCAGCACGAG CTGCAGAAGAGCAAAGAgcgggaggagcagctggaggagatgaTCCAGGCCTACGAGAAGCTCTGCGTGGAGAAGGCGGACCTGGAGACGGAGCTGGGAGAGATG CGGGCGCTGGTGGAGACGCACCTGAGCCGCATCCggagcttggagcagcagctgcgGCAGCGCGACGGCGGCGCCTTCCCCGGGCTGGGCGCCCAGGACGTGCCGTTCATCGCCCTGCACCCCAACCCCGGCCTGAGCCACG TGCTGGAGCGCGCCGGGGGCTGGCAGAGCCGCGGGCTGGAGGCCGAGCTGGAGGCGGCGCGGCAGGAGAACCAGCGCGCCCAGCACCGCGAGGAGCACCTCAAGGCCGAGTGCGAGCGGCTGCAGGCGGAGCTGAAACACCTGCAGGACACCCGCGAGCAG gagcagtCGGAGCGGGACATGGCCTGGGTGAAGAAGGTGGGCGACGACCA GGTGAACCTGGCGCTGGCCTACACGGAGCTGACGGAGGAGCTGTGCCGCCTGCGCAACCTGAGCTCGCTGCAGAGCCAGATCCTGCGGGCGCTGCTGCAGGACAAGAGCCCCAACGGGG GCCAGCGCCACTCGCcgctgtcccagtgccactcCCCGGCCCAGCAGCGCCGCTCGCCCGCCCCGCAGTGCCCCTCGCCCGTTCCTCCGGGACGCTCGCAGTGCCAATCCCCCGCCCTCCAGCGCCGCTCGCCGGGACCCCCCAGCCAATCTCCGGCCCAGCAGCGCCGCtcgcccgcccccggcccgtgCCAGTCGCCGGCCCAGCAGCGCCGCTCCCCGGTGCCGCCGCCCAGCCAGTCCCCGGCCCAGCAGCGCCGctcgcccgccccgccgccgccgccctgcCCCTCTCCGAGCTCGGCATCCCCGCACCGCCTGCCCGGCGAGAGGATGGAGCTGGCCTACGCCAAACCCTCGAGCCGCCACATCAAGGCCGGCTTCCAGGGCCGCCGCAGCTACTCGGAGGTGACCAACGTGGCCCTGTACCAGCAGAGCCGCTCGCTCTGGCTGCAGCCCGAGGCCTCCACGCTGCCCAAGCACCGGCCCTACGGCGAGGTCTACCTGGGGGCCGCGGGGGCCCCGCTGAGCGCCCACGAGCCCTTCGAGGAGCACGTCCGCTTCGAGAAGCAGTCGTCGGACGAGGAGGAGTGGGCGCTGCCCAGCCCGCCCAGCCCCGAGGCCGGCGCCATCCGCTGCGCCTCCTTCTGCGCCGGCTTCCCCGCGCCCGACGCCGACGCCGCGCACCGGACGGCGGCCGCCTACGCCCGCGCCGAGCACGCCCAGTCCTGGCCTTCCATCAAC ctgctgctggagacgGTGGACTCGGAGGTGCGGAGCTGCCCGCTGTGCCAGCTGGCCTTCCCCATCGGGTACCCGGACGATGCCCTGGTCAAACACATCGACTCGCACCTGGAGAACAGCAAGATCTGA